The DNA window AGAATGGCTGCGTGTTCCTGCAGAAAGGCACGGCCAGAGCTGATCCGTTTCCGGGTCAGGAAAATATCCTGATATTCGTCCCACTCTTTTACTTTTTCAGCGGGCCGCGCAATGGCTTCCAGCACCGAATCCAGCCGCTCGGTGCGGGCCAGCCAGGAGCGGATTTCGGCGGCCTCAATATTGTATTCCGCACTGGCTTCGGCAATAAATTCTTCTGCCCGCGGGTGTTGGTGGTAATAGGCCAGAGCCGGCAGCGGGGTAATCAGGGTAATGCTCAGCCCTGCCTGTAACAGCCATGTACGAACAGAATGCATCATCAGAATCCTAGTGTTTATTGTGTGTCACCATCGACATTATCACCCCGAAAGCAGCTAGCAGGCTGATCACCGAGGTACCGCCGTAACTCACTAATGGTAACGGTACGCCGACCACCGGCAGGATGCCACTGACCATGCCGATGTTGACGAACACGTAAATGAAAAAAGTTACCGCCAGACTACCGGACACCAGCCGGGCGAATAAAGTTTCACAGCGCGAAGAAAGGTAAAGGCAGCGCATGATGATAAAAAAGTACAGCGTCAGCAGCAGCAGCACACCGATTAAGCCTAATTCTTCTGCCAGTACGGCAATAATAAAATCGGTGTGACTTTCCGGTAAAAATTCCAGCTGTGACTGCGTACCCTGCAGCCAGCCTTTACCTTCAATACCGCCCGAGCCAATGGCCGTTTTTGACTGAATAATATTCCAGCCGGAACCCAGCGGATCGGATTCCGGGTTCAGAAAGGTCAGCACCCGCTGTTTCTGGTAATCGCGCATCACGAACAACCACATCACCGGCGCAGCGGCAGCCACCAGCGTGGCCAGGGAAAAAATCAGCCGCCATGACATGCCGGCAAAAAACACCACCAGCAGACCGGCGGTGGCAATCAGAATGGAGGTGCCGAGATCGGGCTGTTTCAGAATCATCACCACCGGCATCATCAGGATGATGATGGCCTTGATAATGTCACTGAGTTTGGGCGGTACCGGCCGTTTGGCCATATACCAGGCCACCATGATCGGCAGTGCCAGTTTCATCAGTTCGGACGGCTGGAAGCGCGGCAGGCCGGGCAACTCCAGCCAGCGCTGGGCGCCTTTGGCGCCGACCCCGAACAGCAACACCCCGGCCAGCAGCACCACGCCGAGGCTGTAAGCAAAGGGGGCCAGTTGTTGATAGAAGCGCGGCGGAAACTGCGCAGCGGCCAGTAACACGCCGAAACCCAGTAAATAATGCAACGCCTGCCGTTCAACCATCTCAATGCTGCGGCCACTGCCGCTGTACAGAATCAGCAGGCCACTGGCGGCCAGCAACAGCAACAGCAACAGCAGCGGCAGATCCAGATGAGCGCGGGCAAACAGGGCGCTGCTGCGGCTGAAGCCACTGCCACCCTGGCTGTCATTAATGGTGCGGCTGAAATCTTTATTGGCCATCAGCCCTCTGCGCCTCCGAGGTATTCATAAATAATGCTTTGCGCCACCGGGCCGGCGGTGCGGGCGGCGGATTCACCGTTTTCAATCACCACCGCGACCGCGATTTTAGGGTTGTCTGCCGGTGCGTAGGCAATAAACAGCGCGTGGTCGCGCAGTCGTTCTTTCAGGGCTTCCGAGTCGTATTCTTCATCCTGCTTGATGCCGACCACCTGCGCCGTACCGGTTTTGGCGGCGATGCTGTAGGTGCGGCGCTGATGCAGGCGGTGGGCGGTACCGCGCAGGTCGGTAATCACTTTTTCCATGGCGGTGGTCATGCGGTCCCAGTCGCGCGGGGCTTTCAGCTGAATGTCGGCAATATCGCCGTGCGCCACTTCTACCGGCTGTTCGCCCTGTGCATAAATCAGACGCGGGATCTGCCATTTACCGCGGTTACCCAGCACCGCCGTGGCGGTGGCCAGCTGCAGTGGCGTGACCAGCATATAGCCCTGGCCAATGCCCAGGTTGACGGTATCACCGGCAAACCAGAAGTTGCCGTGGCGGCCACGTTTCCAGTCGCGGTCAGGCAACAGGCCCGGCAGGGCGTTGGGGATATCCAGCGTCATATTACGGCCGAAACCAAACTGCGCCAGAAACGGCGAGATATTGTCGATACCGGCACGCACAGCCATTTCATAAAAGTAGGTATCGCAGGATTCCACCATGGCCCGCTCCATGTTCACCAGTCCGTGGCCGGTGCGTTTCCAGTCGCGGTAAATACGCTCGTCATTGGGCAGCTGATACCAGCCGTGGTCGGTAATGGTTTCACTCCAGCTGGTGCTGCCGGATTCCAGAAACGCCAGCCCGACAAAGGGTTTTAAGGTCGACGCCGGCGGGTATTGGCCGCGGGTGGTGCGGTCAAACAGCGGCAGATCCAGATTGTCGCGCAGGGCGGCGTAGTCGGCGTGGGAAATGCCGGTTACAAAGAGGTTGGGGTCAAAGCTGGGGTTGCTGTAGAGGCTGAGAATGCCGCCGGTTTCGATATCAATGGCCACCAGACCGCCGCGCATGCCCTGCATTTCTTTGCGGGCCAGCTGCTGCAGGCGGATATCCAGATGCAGGGTAATGTCTTCACCGGGAGCCGGATCCTGCCGTTCGATAACCCGGATAACCCGGCCCCGGGCGTTGGTTTCGACTTTTTCGTAACCCACTTCCCCGTGCAGGATATCTTCGTAGCGTTTTTCGGCCCCGGTTTTACCGATAAAGCGGGTGGCGCTGTAGCGGCGCTTGGCCTCCGGATCCAGGTCGAGCTGGTTTTGTTCCTGCTGGTTGATGCGGCCAACGTAACCCAGTACATGGGCGAAATCTTCACCATGCGGATAGTGGCGCACCAGCTGGGCTTCCACATCGATACCGGGCATAAAGTTGCGGTTCACCATAATGCTGGCGATTTCTTCTTCGCTCAGACGGTGTTTCAGCACAATGGGTTCAAATGGCCGGCGGCGCTGGCTGAGGCGGGTTTCAATCTGTTCCCATTCGCGCTCGCTGAAGCCGATCAGTTCATTCAGAAAGGTCAGTGTATGTTGTTGATCCTGAGCCCGCTCCGGGGTCAGGGTAAGGCTGTACGAGGGGATGTTTTCAGCCAGCAAGACACCGTTGCGGTCGTAAATCAGGCCGCGGTTAGGCGACACCGGCCGCAACTGCATGCGGTTGTTTTCCGACAGGTCGCGGTATTTTTCGTGCAGGGTAATCTGCAGGTAAGCCATACGCCAGGCCAGACCGCACAGCAGCAGAAAGATAACCAGGCCCAGGATAATGGCGCGGGAGCGGAACAGGCGGCGCTCCTGGCGTGGATCTCGGAATGAATGCTCCCACATGGTCGGCTCACTTATGGTAAGGATGGCCCTGCAGGATGCTCCAGGCACGGTACAGCTGTTCGGCCAGCAGTACACGCACCAGCGGATGCGGCAGGGTAAGAGCCGATAATGACCAGCGCTGACGCGCCAGTGTGAGCAATTCTGGTGTCATGCCATCGGGGCCGCCAATCAGCAGTGCGACATCGCCGCCCTGCATACGCCAGCCATCCAGCTGTTGCGCCAGCTGCTCGGTGCTCCAGGCGTGGCCTTTCACATCCAGCGCGACCACAAAATCCTGCGGGCGGATGGCCTTACGCAAGGCGTCGGCTTCCTGCTGCATGGCTTTCTCTTTGCTGGTGTTTTTGGCCCGGTGGCCGGGCGCGATTTCGACCAGTTCCAGCGCGCAGTCAGCCGGCAGGCGTTTGGCATATTCTGCATAGCCCTGCTCAACCCAGGCCGGCATTTTATGGCCTACCGCCAGCAGGCGCAGTTTCATGCCTCGGTGGTTCCGCTACCGGGTTCACCCCACAGGCGTTCAAGGTCGTAGAAGTGACGGGCCTGATCGGTCATAACGTGGACCACTACGTCGATCAGGTCGATCAGCACCCAGTCGGACGACGCCCGGCCTTCGGTGCCGTGCGGACGCAGGCCGGCGGCTTTGGCTTTTTCTTCCACATTACCGGCTACGGCGGCGACATGACGGTTGGAGGTACCGGTGGCGATAATCATCCAGTCGGTGACGGAGGTACGGCCGCGGACGTCGAGGACGGTGATATTCAGGGCCTTCAGGTCTTCCAGGGCGTCAATCACCAGGTCTTTCATTTGCTCTGTTTGCATCAGATTCTATCGATAGAGTTGTTGTTGAGAGATGTAATCCAGCACCGCGTCCGGTGTCAGAAAGACGACATTGTCACCCTGCCGGATAGCGCGGCGCAAGTCGGAGGCGGATATATCCAGTTCCGGCCAGTGGTGCAGACAGATCTGACCGGCATTTTGTGCCAGTAATTCGCTGATATTACACTCGCGCTGTTCCAGTTGTTGTTCCTGCCAGTGGCTGACGTGGCGGCTGCCGGGACGGCTGATCACCAGCAGGCTGGCCTGTTCCAGCAGATTCTGGGGCTGGAACCAGTGTTCAAAACCCTGCCAGGCATCCTGCCCCATCACCCAGGTAAAACGCACGCCCGGGTGTTGCTGGCGCAAGGCCTGCACGGTAATGGCGCTGTAGCTGAGGTCATCGCGCTCCAGTTCAATGCTGCTGGGTTCAATACCATCCAGCCGGGTGCAGGCCAGCTGCAGCATGGCCAGCCGTTGTTCGGCGCTGGCCTGGGGTTGCGGCCGGTGCGGCGGAATCCGGTTGGGAATCAGCAGCACCTTGTCGAAGCCCAGATCGCGCAGCTGCACGGCGATGCGCAGATGGCCGATATGCACCGGGTCAAAGGTACCGCCCAGCAGGGCCCAGTGCGGGCCCGGCGCCGGCTGCAGGTTACTGGCGGATTTCGCCATTACCCAGTACCACGTATTTCTGTGACGTCAGCCCTTCCAGACCCACCGGACCACGGGCATGGATTTTGTCGGTGGAAATACCGATTTCCGCGCCCAGGCCGTATTCAAAGCCATCGGCAAAGCGGGTGGAGGCGTTGATCATTACCGAGCTGGAATCCACTTCGGTCAGGAAACGCCGGGCCAGACTGTAATTTTCGCTGATGATGCTGTCGGTATGGTGCGAACCGTAGTGGTTAATGTGCTCAATGGCTTCATCCATGGAATCCACCAGCTTAACCGCCAGCACCGGTGCCAGATATTCGGTATGCCAGTCTTCTTCGATGGCGCTGTTGATGCCGGCCAGTACCGCACAAGTGCGCTCACAGCCGCGCAGTTCCACGCCCAGCCCGGCATAGGCGGCGGCCAGTTCCGGCAGAATGGTGGTGGCAACGGCGCTGTGCACCAGCAGGGTTTCCATGGTGTTGCAGGTGCCGTAACGGTGGGTTTTGGCATTGATGGCAATATTGATGGCCTTGGTCTTATCGGCGTGCTCGTCGATATAAACGTGGCAGATACCATCCAGGTGCTTGATAACCGGTACCCGGGCGTCGCTGCTGATGCGTTCGATCAGGCCTTTGCCGCCGCGCGGTACAATGACATCAACGTATTCGGGCATGGTAATCAGCGCACCCACGGCAGCGCGGTCGGTGGTTTCCACCACCTGCACAGCAGTGGCCGGCAGACCGGCGCTTTCCAGGCCGCTGCGGATGCACTCGGCCAGCGCCCGGTTGGCGGCAATGGCTTCGGAACCGCCGCGCAGAATGGCCGCGTTGCCGGATTTCAGACACAGGCTGGCGGCTTCAATGGTGACGTTGGGGCGGCTTTCGTAAATGATGCCGATCACGCCCAGCGGGACGCGCATTTTGCCCACCTGAATACCGCTGGGGCGGTATTTCAGATCGGTGATTTCACCCACTGGGTCGGCCAGCGTGGCAACCTGCTCCAGCCCTTCGATCATGGCGTCAATGCGGCTGTCGGTCAGTTCCAGCCGGTCGAGCAGGGCGGCATCCAGACCGTTATCGCGGCCATTCTGCATATCCTGCTGATTGGCCGCCATAATAGCGGCACGGTTTGCCCGGATGGCGGCGGCAATGGCCAGCAGCGCCTGGTTTTTGTCCCGGGTGGAAGCGCGGGCCATGGCACGGGAGGCCTGGCGGGCATTCTGACCGAGGGTTTGCATGTACTGGATGACATCCATCAGATTCACCTGAAGCATCGGAAACGGATAAAGTGCGCTAGTATACACGACTACAATAATGATAACGCCACGACCTTCCGCCGCGCCGGAATGGCTTAGTGGGACGGCCGCGCAAGGTTCGCTTTATGGAAAAAACACAGTTTCACACCCTGATTGTGCTGCAGGTAAAAATTATTTACTGCCTGCTGGCGGCGCTGGGGCTGAGCGTTATTGCGGCACTCGACCTGCACGAGGGCCAGTACGGGTTTGCCGCGGTGGCGGCCGGTTTTGCCCTGGGGCTGGTGCTGTATGCCGGTTATATGTTGTTGCGCCGGCGCAAACGCTCATCGCCGTATCCGGAATGGATTATGGTGGGCCTGTTATCAGTGTTTACGTTGTTCGGTATGCACCAGAGCGAACAGGTCGCGCACTGGATTTATTTTGTCCCGGTCTATACCTATTTTTTGTTTCCCTTCCGCGCCGCCAGTATTTTTAATGTGCTGTACAGCATTGTGCTGGTACCCATGGTACTGACCCAGTTTGAGCAGGACAGCCGGCTGCAGATGTTGTTTACCTATGCCGCCTGCTACACCTTTGCCCTGATGTATGCCCTGATCAACGAACGCAACAACCGCCAGCTGGCCGAGATTGTTAATACCGATCCGGTGACCCAGGTGTTTAACGAACATCAGCTGTATCTGGACCTGCATAAAGAAATGACCCTGGCCGACCGCCAGCGCAGCAGTCTGATGCTGGTCGGGGTGGCGACACCGGACGCCTGGCACAGCCTGAATATGGATGATTACGAACAGCGGCTTGGCTATCTGGGCAGCCGGCTGCGCAAGCATCTGCGACAGTACGATGCCTGTTACCGGTTAAACAGTGATGATTTTGTGGTGGTGATGCCGCGCAGTACGGCCGAGCATACGCAGGTGCTGAAAACGCAGTTACTGGAGGCGCTGGCGGGACAGACCCCGCCGGTAATTTTGCCGGTGCATGCGGAAGAATACCGCGCCGAAGACGATCCCCACAGCCTGATCAACCGCCTGATGGAGGGCTTGCATGACCATTGATCTGAGCCAGGAAGAGTTATTACCACGCCTGCAGGTGGTGGTGTATTTACTGGCCGCCTGTGCCGTGGCACTGACGCTTTATGATCAATACCGGCAGGGTCTTTATCCGCTGGTGCTGAGCAATGCCATCGCCATTCCGGCCTTTTTGTTCAGCGCTATTTTTATCTACCTGAAACGTGATCAGCGCGGTTATGAGCGCATTAATTACGCGCTTATTTTTACCCTGGCCGGGCTGGCGCTGTATCAGCTGCCCCATTACCCGTTGCAGATGACGCATTATTTATACGCGCTGCCGTTGTTCAGTTTCTTTTGTCTGCCCTTGCGGGCGGCGACCCTGATCAGCGGGGTGCTGGGTATTATTCTGGTGGCCATGTTATGGCTGGACCGTGGTTTTCTGGTGGCTTTGCGGACGGCGGCTAATTTCAGTCTGTTGCTCGGATCGGCCTGGTGTTTTGCCTATTTAACCCTGCTGAAAGGCTGGTCGCTGAAACGACTGGCGCTGACCGACCGCATTTCCGGTGCCTATAACCGGCGGCATTTTTTTCAGGCCTTAACCCGTGAAATAGCCCGTGGCCAGTCGGCCCGTCAGTCGGTTAGCCTGATTGCTCTGGTGCTGGATGATTACCGGCAGTTAATTGATATACATGGCAGCCGGGAAATGACCGCGTTTCTGCCGCGCTTTGTTACTTCGGCGCAACGCCTGATCCGGGCCGGCGATGAAATTTTCCGGCTGGACGATGACCTGTTTGTACTGGTGTTGCCGGATTGCCACGAAGACGACGCCATTGTGCTGATGGAGCGGGTAAAACGCAGCCTGCAGCAACGCGCCTGGAAACCCTTTGCCGAATTATCCCTGCGCGCGGTGGCGCTGGGGGTGCATACCGGGGAAGAGGCCAGAGATGTGGAAAAACGCTTATTGGCCCGCATACAGAAGCAACAGCGCGCCAGCCTGCAGCTGGCGGCCTTTACCGAATAACGGCCTCAGGTGCGCGCCCGGATCAGCCGCACCAGCGTGGCACTGCGCGCCCGCGGCAAATTCAGGCGCTCATAATACGCCGCCGGGTCATGCACTTCGGTTTTGCTGAAACCATCCTGCCCGAAACCTGCCTGAATGGCCGCATCGCTGGGGTAATGCAGCGGCCACTCGCCGCGGGTAAAAAAGCCCACCAGTTTCTGCGCAAATTTCACATAACGGTAGGACGGGTGGTCGGCAAAGTCCGGATACAGATCGGTCAGGTAGGTGCCGGTGGGAAATTCATGCAGTTCTCTGGCCAGCCGTGACCAGACCTCGCGGATGACCGGCAGCGGAAAGTAATTCACCAGACCTTCAGAAATCACCACGGTTTTGCGCTGTTTATCCAGACTGCCCAATACCGCCTGCAACGACTCTGGGCCATCCTGCTGCAGAATATTGCACGCCTGCACCCGGTGCCGGTCCGGGCGTTGCAACTGCTGCAGCAGCGCCGCTTTACGCGCGGCCATACCGGGCAGATCGGTTTCGATATAGGTAACATGCGGGTAGCGTTCGCTGATGCGGTAACCGCGCGGTGATAACCCCGCCGCCAGTTCAACAATCTGCTCCACGCCTTCCTGTTCAATGAGTTCGGTCAGTAAATGATCCAGAACCTGATGGCGCTGCAGCAGAAAGGTATCAATATGGGCGCCGGCCAACCCTTTCAGCAGGGCATTAACCGGGGTCAGCAGGGCATTGGCCAGCCGGCCCATAGGCGTGACAAACGCGCTGGCCGACAGCCCGTGTTTGTACCAGACGTAGCCGGTGTAGTGGGCACTGATGCTGATGCGCGAGGTGTCGGCAGAGGTGTCTGCCACAGAGAGACTGGTGGTCATAAAATTGCCTGTTTAGTTATTGTTGTCATGGCATAAGCCGGCCAGCATAAAAGGCTGACCGGCGGATGTCTATTCAGCGGCCGGCCGGTGGCTGCAGGGCGCGCACCTCATTACGGGCCTGATTCAGCTGGAATTGCAGGTCAGCGACCTGCTGCTTCAGCGCTTTGCCGGCCTGTACTTCTTGCTGGTGCTGATCAGCAATGGCCTGCAGGCTCTGCTCCGCCTCGCGTACCTGTTGTTGCCAGCGCCGGCTTAACTGCCAGCCCACCAGACCGCCACCCATAATAAAACCGGCCAGTACTGCAAAAATAATACTCATCCCAACTCCTGTGGCAGCGGCGGTCTGCGCCGCTGCAGAAAACTGATAA is part of the Venatoribacter cucullus genome and encodes:
- a CDS encoding class I SAM-dependent methyltransferase, whose amino-acid sequence is MTTSLSVADTSADTSRISISAHYTGYVWYKHGLSASAFVTPMGRLANALLTPVNALLKGLAGAHIDTFLLQRHQVLDHLLTELIEQEGVEQIVELAAGLSPRGYRISERYPHVTYIETDLPGMAARKAALLQQLQRPDRHRVQACNILQQDGPESLQAVLGSLDKQRKTVVISEGLVNYFPLPVIREVWSRLARELHEFPTGTYLTDLYPDFADHPSYRYVKFAQKLVGFFTRGEWPLHYPSDAAIQAGFGQDGFSKTEVHDPAAYYERLNLPRARSATLVRLIRART
- the nadD gene encoding nicotinate-nucleotide adenylyltransferase, coding for MAKSASNLQPAPGPHWALLGGTFDPVHIGHLRIAVQLRDLGFDKVLLIPNRIPPHRPQPQASAEQRLAMLQLACTRLDGIEPSSIELERDDLSYSAITVQALRQQHPGVRFTWVMGQDAWQGFEHWFQPQNLLEQASLLVISRPGSRHVSHWQEQQLEQRECNISELLAQNAGQICLHHWPELDISASDLRRAIRQGDNVVFLTPDAVLDYISQQQLYR
- the mrdA gene encoding penicillin-binding protein 2 codes for the protein MWEHSFRDPRQERRLFRSRAIILGLVIFLLLCGLAWRMAYLQITLHEKYRDLSENNRMQLRPVSPNRGLIYDRNGVLLAENIPSYSLTLTPERAQDQQHTLTFLNELIGFSEREWEQIETRLSQRRRPFEPIVLKHRLSEEEIASIMVNRNFMPGIDVEAQLVRHYPHGEDFAHVLGYVGRINQQEQNQLDLDPEAKRRYSATRFIGKTGAEKRYEDILHGEVGYEKVETNARGRVIRVIERQDPAPGEDITLHLDIRLQQLARKEMQGMRGGLVAIDIETGGILSLYSNPSFDPNLFVTGISHADYAALRDNLDLPLFDRTTRGQYPPASTLKPFVGLAFLESGSTSWSETITDHGWYQLPNDERIYRDWKRTGHGLVNMERAMVESCDTYFYEMAVRAGIDNISPFLAQFGFGRNMTLDIPNALPGLLPDRDWKRGRHGNFWFAGDTVNLGIGQGYMLVTPLQLATATAVLGNRGKWQIPRLIYAQGEQPVEVAHGDIADIQLKAPRDWDRMTTAMEKVITDLRGTAHRLHQRRTYSIAAKTGTAQVVGIKQDEEYDSEALKERLRDHALFIAYAPADNPKIAVAVVIENGESAARTAGPVAQSIIYEYLGGAEG
- a CDS encoding glutamate-5-semialdehyde dehydrogenase, translating into MDVIQYMQTLGQNARQASRAMARASTRDKNQALLAIAAAIRANRAAIMAANQQDMQNGRDNGLDAALLDRLELTDSRIDAMIEGLEQVATLADPVGEITDLKYRPSGIQVGKMRVPLGVIGIIYESRPNVTIEAASLCLKSGNAAILRGGSEAIAANRALAECIRSGLESAGLPATAVQVVETTDRAAVGALITMPEYVDVIVPRGGKGLIERISSDARVPVIKHLDGICHVYIDEHADKTKAINIAINAKTHRYGTCNTMETLLVHSAVATTILPELAAAYAGLGVELRGCERTCAVLAGINSAIEEDWHTEYLAPVLAVKLVDSMDEAIEHINHYGSHHTDSIISENYSLARRFLTEVDSSSVMINASTRFADGFEYGLGAEIGISTDKIHARGPVGLEGLTSQKYVVLGNGEIRQ
- a CDS encoding GGDEF domain-containing protein, translating into MTIDLSQEELLPRLQVVVYLLAACAVALTLYDQYRQGLYPLVLSNAIAIPAFLFSAIFIYLKRDQRGYERINYALIFTLAGLALYQLPHYPLQMTHYLYALPLFSFFCLPLRAATLISGVLGIILVAMLWLDRGFLVALRTAANFSLLLGSAWCFAYLTLLKGWSLKRLALTDRISGAYNRRHFFQALTREIARGQSARQSVSLIALVLDDYRQLIDIHGSREMTAFLPRFVTSAQRLIRAGDEIFRLDDDLFVLVLPDCHEDDAIVLMERVKRSLQQRAWKPFAELSLRAVALGVHTGEEARDVEKRLLARIQKQQRASLQLAAFTE
- the rsfS gene encoding ribosome silencing factor is translated as MQTEQMKDLVIDALEDLKALNITVLDVRGRTSVTDWMIIATGTSNRHVAAVAGNVEEKAKAAGLRPHGTEGRASSDWVLIDLIDVVVHVMTDQARHFYDLERLWGEPGSGTTEA
- a CDS encoding GGDEF domain-containing protein, whose translation is MEKTQFHTLIVLQVKIIYCLLAALGLSVIAALDLHEGQYGFAAVAAGFALGLVLYAGYMLLRRRKRSSPYPEWIMVGLLSVFTLFGMHQSEQVAHWIYFVPVYTYFLFPFRAASIFNVLYSIVLVPMVLTQFEQDSRLQMLFTYAACYTFALMYALINERNNRQLAEIVNTDPVTQVFNEHQLYLDLHKEMTLADRQRSSLMLVGVATPDAWHSLNMDDYEQRLGYLGSRLRKHLRQYDACYRLNSDDFVVVMPRSTAEHTQVLKTQLLEALAGQTPPVILPVHAEEYRAEDDPHSLINRLMEGLHDH
- the rlmH gene encoding 23S rRNA (pseudouridine(1915)-N(3))-methyltransferase RlmH: MKLRLLAVGHKMPAWVEQGYAEYAKRLPADCALELVEIAPGHRAKNTSKEKAMQQEADALRKAIRPQDFVVALDVKGHAWSTEQLAQQLDGWRMQGGDVALLIGGPDGMTPELLTLARQRWSLSALTLPHPLVRVLLAEQLYRAWSILQGHPYHK
- the rodA gene encoding rod shape-determining protein RodA produces the protein MANKDFSRTINDSQGGSGFSRSSALFARAHLDLPLLLLLLLLAASGLLILYSGSGRSIEMVERQALHYLLGFGVLLAAAQFPPRFYQQLAPFAYSLGVVLLAGVLLFGVGAKGAQRWLELPGLPRFQPSELMKLALPIMVAWYMAKRPVPPKLSDIIKAIIILMMPVVMILKQPDLGTSILIATAGLLVVFFAGMSWRLIFSLATLVAAAAPVMWLFVMRDYQKQRVLTFLNPESDPLGSGWNIIQSKTAIGSGGIEGKGWLQGTQSQLEFLPESHTDFIIAVLAEELGLIGVLLLLTLYFFIIMRCLYLSSRCETLFARLVSGSLAVTFFIYVFVNIGMVSGILPVVGVPLPLVSYGGTSVISLLAAFGVIMSMVTHNKH